The Shewanella zhangzhouensis genome has a window encoding:
- the ydiJ gene encoding D-2-hydroxyglutarate dehydrogenase YdiJ gives MLPLLSHQQTLEPVYLAFLEALAADFDGEIDTRYSARIVQATDNSVYQFLPQAVLYPKSTLDVQRVMQLAAKNEFREVVFSARGGGTGTNGQSLTHGLILDLSRHMNKVLEVNAEEGWARVQAGVVKDALNDALRSHGFFFSPDLSTSNRATLGGMINTDASGAGSLVYGKTSDHVLGLKSVLIDGSVLDSAPMAAENLDAVDSSSLAGKLIANISAVCRDKRELVKTRFPRLNRFLTGYDLEHVWNDELSQFDLSRILTGSEGTLAVITEAKVNLTPLPKQRAMVNIKYDSFESALRHAPSLVAANATVVETVDSKVLGLAREDIVWHSVSELIQEVPGKHIDGLNMVEFAGDEAEVNAKLAALEAVLAQQIENGECGVVGFQSTHDKGSIEKIYAMRKKAVGLLGAAKGSRKPIAFAEDTAVPPEKLADFIMEFRALLDGHKLQYGMFGHVDAGVLHVRPALDMCDVVDEKLLRTISDEVAALTLKYGGLMWGEHGKGVRGEYGPAVFGDELYGVLQDIKGWFDPDNRLNPGKLVAPKDKGELFYNVDSAKRGSFDRQIPVKVREAFPDVMNCNGNGLCFNYSAYSPMCPSFKVTGDRIQSPKGRSSLMREWLRLLEAEGVDVEQLAKSKPLGLLQRAQNTLKAKEEYDYSHEVMESLKGCLACKACSGQCPVKVDVPKFRAQFFNIYYQRYLRPPKDYLVAGIEDALPLMAKAPKLVNALSQNTLSQWVIKKAIGYVDAPKLSVPTLTQRLESHQSLGYDLESLKRIPAAERSRYVLVAQDPFNSFYDAGLVYHFVKLIEKLGFKPVLLPFKPNGKPAHIKGFLDKFAATAGSASAFFNELSKLGMPMVGVDPAMVLVYRDEYKVALGNDRGDFNIKLANEWLMEVLSELPQRESSGRAYTWFSHCTESTAKPGTAKEWSAIFARFGATLKVKNLGCCGMAGTYGHELDNLERSQTLYDMSWKEGINGTSREEILVSGYSCRSQVKRFSGFRPKHPLEALLELI, from the coding sequence ATGTTACCCCTGCTTTCTCACCAGCAAACCCTGGAACCCGTTTATCTGGCCTTTCTCGAGGCCCTTGCCGCTGATTTTGACGGCGAGATAGATACCCGTTACAGCGCCCGCATAGTGCAGGCTACCGATAACTCTGTGTACCAGTTTCTGCCTCAGGCTGTGCTCTATCCCAAGAGTACGCTGGATGTGCAGCGGGTGATGCAGCTCGCCGCCAAAAACGAGTTCCGCGAGGTGGTTTTCAGTGCCCGCGGCGGCGGCACCGGCACCAATGGTCAGTCGTTGACTCACGGGCTTATCCTCGATTTGTCGCGCCATATGAACAAGGTGCTGGAAGTCAACGCCGAGGAAGGCTGGGCACGGGTACAGGCCGGTGTGGTGAAAGATGCCCTCAACGATGCCTTAAGGTCCCATGGCTTTTTCTTCAGCCCAGACTTGTCCACCTCCAACCGCGCCACCCTGGGCGGCATGATTAACACCGATGCCTCAGGCGCAGGCTCGCTGGTGTACGGCAAAACGTCAGACCATGTGCTGGGCCTCAAGAGCGTGCTTATCGATGGCTCTGTGCTGGATTCTGCCCCGATGGCCGCCGAAAACCTGGATGCGGTGGACAGCTCCAGCCTTGCCGGTAAGCTGATTGCCAATATCTCAGCCGTGTGCCGCGACAAGCGCGAGTTGGTGAAAACCCGCTTCCCCCGGCTTAACCGCTTTTTGACCGGTTACGATTTGGAGCATGTGTGGAACGATGAGCTAAGTCAGTTCGATTTAAGCCGTATTCTTACCGGCTCCGAAGGCACCCTGGCCGTTATCACCGAAGCAAAGGTGAATCTCACGCCGCTGCCCAAGCAGCGCGCCATGGTCAATATCAAATACGATTCCTTCGAGTCGGCGCTGCGTCACGCACCGTCGCTGGTGGCTGCCAATGCCACAGTCGTGGAAACCGTCGACTCCAAGGTGCTTGGCCTTGCCCGTGAAGATATCGTCTGGCACTCGGTGAGTGAGCTTATTCAGGAGGTGCCCGGCAAGCATATCGATGGCCTCAATATGGTGGAGTTTGCCGGCGATGAAGCCGAGGTAAACGCCAAACTGGCGGCGCTCGAAGCTGTGCTTGCTCAGCAAATCGAAAACGGTGAGTGCGGCGTGGTGGGCTTTCAGAGCACCCACGATAAGGGCAGCATCGAGAAAATCTACGCCATGCGCAAAAAGGCCGTGGGCCTCTTGGGCGCCGCCAAGGGCAGCCGCAAACCCATCGCCTTTGCTGAAGACACTGCGGTGCCACCGGAAAAGCTTGCCGACTTTATTATGGAGTTTCGTGCGCTCCTTGATGGCCACAAGCTGCAATACGGCATGTTTGGCCATGTGGATGCAGGTGTGCTGCACGTCCGTCCCGCGCTGGATATGTGCGACGTCGTGGATGAAAAGCTCCTTCGCACCATTTCCGATGAAGTGGCGGCGCTTACCCTTAAATACGGTGGCCTGATGTGGGGCGAGCACGGTAAGGGTGTGCGCGGTGAGTATGGTCCGGCGGTGTTTGGCGACGAGCTTTACGGCGTGCTGCAGGACATCAAGGGCTGGTTTGACCCCGACAATCGCCTCAATCCCGGCAAGCTGGTGGCGCCAAAGGACAAGGGTGAGCTGTTTTACAATGTCGACAGTGCCAAGCGTGGTAGTTTTGACAGACAAATTCCCGTTAAAGTGCGCGAAGCCTTCCCCGATGTGATGAACTGCAACGGCAACGGCCTGTGCTTTAACTACTCGGCCTATTCACCCATGTGCCCGTCCTTTAAGGTAACCGGCGACCGTATTCAGTCCCCCAAGGGCCGCTCGTCGCTGATGCGCGAATGGTTAAGGCTCCTCGAAGCCGAAGGCGTGGATGTGGAGCAGCTTGCCAAATCCAAGCCACTTGGGCTGCTGCAGCGGGCGCAAAATACCTTAAAAGCCAAGGAAGAGTATGATTACTCCCACGAGGTGATGGAATCCTTAAAGGGCTGTCTTGCCTGTAAGGCCTGCTCGGGTCAGTGCCCGGTGAAGGTGGATGTGCCCAAGTTCCGCGCCCAGTTTTTCAATATTTACTATCAGCGTTATCTGCGCCCGCCCAAAGATTATCTGGTGGCCGGTATCGAAGATGCGCTGCCGCTGATGGCCAAGGCGCCGAAACTGGTGAATGCCCTGTCGCAAAACACCTTGTCCCAGTGGGTTATCAAGAAAGCCATCGGCTACGTGGATGCACCCAAGCTGTCCGTGCCTACTTTGACTCAAAGGCTTGAGAGCCATCAGAGTCTGGGGTATGACCTTGAGTCACTGAAACGTATTCCGGCCGCCGAGCGCAGCCGTTATGTGTTGGTGGCCCAGGACCCATTCAACAGCTTCTATGATGCAGGCCTGGTGTATCACTTTGTGAAGCTGATTGAAAAGCTTGGCTTTAAACCGGTGTTGCTGCCGTTCAAACCCAACGGCAAGCCCGCCCATATCAAAGGCTTCCTTGACAAGTTTGCTGCAACCGCAGGCTCGGCATCGGCCTTTTTCAATGAACTCAGTAAGCTTGGAATGCCCATGGTGGGTGTGGATCCGGCCATGGTATTGGTGTACCGGGATGAGTACAAGGTGGCACTCGGTAACGATCGCGGTGACTTCAATATCAAGCTCGCCAACGAGTGGTTGATGGAGGTGCTGAGTGAACTGCCGCAGCGTGAGTCCTCTGGCCGCGCCTACACCTGGTTCAGCCACTGCACCGAGTCCACCGCCAAGCCGGGCACAGCCAAAGAATGGAGCGCAATCTTTGCCAGATTCGGCGCGACCCTTAAGGTCAAGAACCTTGGCTGCTGCGGCATGGCAGGCACCTATGGCCACGAGCTGGATAACCTTGAGCGCTCGCAAACGCTCTACGATATGTCCTGGAAAGAGGGGATTAATGGTACTTCCAGGGAAGAGATCCTGGTATCCGGCTACTCCTGCCGCTCACAGGTAAAGCGCTTCTCGGGATTCCGTCCAAAGCACCCACTGGAAGCCTTGCTGGAGCTTATTTGA
- a CDS encoding acyl-CoA thioesterase, translated as MPLTDTQPQFPEAIARRIDASEARVIKAVFPSNTNHHNTLFGGEALAWMDETAFIAATRFCRKTLVTVSSDRIDFNKAIPAGSLAELIARVIHVGNTSLKVEVNIFVEDMYQDKREHAIRGVFTFVAVDENRKPTQVWPQD; from the coding sequence ATGCCACTGACTGACACCCAGCCTCAATTTCCTGAGGCCATTGCCCGCCGTATTGACGCCTCTGAAGCACGCGTTATCAAAGCGGTTTTTCCGTCCAACACCAACCATCACAACACCCTGTTTGGCGGTGAAGCTCTCGCCTGGATGGATGAAACCGCCTTTATTGCCGCCACCCGCTTTTGCCGCAAAACCCTGGTCACTGTGAGCTCTGATCGCATCGATTTCAACAAAGCCATTCCCGCCGGCAGCCTGGCAGAATTGATTGCCCGGGTGATCCACGTGGGTAACACCAGCCTCAAGGTCGAAGTGAATATTTTCGTTGAAGACATGTACCAGGACAAAAGAGAGCATGCCATTCGTGGCGTCTTTACCTTTGTGGCAGTAGATGAAAATCGCAAACCCACCCAGGTATGGCCGCAGGACTAA
- the ppsA gene encoding phosphoenolpyruvate synthase: MQQYVLWYQELGMGDVNRVGGKNASLGEMISNLANAGVQVPGGFATTAHAFNEFLEQSGVNQKIYDILDTLDVDDVNALAKVGAQIRQWVIETPFQPELEKAIHEAYDKLSGETTEASFAVRSSATAEDMPDASFAGQQETFLNVKGYDAVLVAIKHVFASLFNDRAISYRVHQGYDHRGVALSAGVQRMVRSDKAASGVMFTIDTESGNDDVVFVTSSYGLGEMVVQGAVNPDEFYVHKPTLTAGHQAVVRRNIGSKLIQMVYSDDLSHGKQVKIEDVSVENRRQFSINDAEVMELAKQAIIIEKHYGRPMDIEWAKDGNDGKLYIVQARPETVRSREDVQLIERYHLKSRGAVISEGRAIGHKVGSGVAKVLNSIEEMDKIQPGDVLVTDMTDPDWEPIMKRASAIVTNRGGRTCHAAIIARELGVPAVVGCGDVTDRIQNGQMVTVSCAEGDTGYIYDGKQEFEVISSRVDSMPDLPMKIMMNVGNPDRAFDFARLPNEGVGLARLEFIINRMIGIHPKALLEFNQQEAALQEEINEMIAGYDSPVEYYVARLVEGIATIAAAFHPKKVIVRMSDFKSNEYANLVGGDRYEPEEENPMLGFRGASRYISESFRDCFALECEAIKRVRNDMGLKNVEIMIPFVRTLGEAEQVIELLKQEGLERGKDGLRVIMMCELPSNALLAEQFLEHFDGFSIGSNDLTQLTLGLDRDSGIISHLFDERNEAVKALLAMAIKAAKAKGAYVGICGQGPSDHADFAAWLVEQGIDTVSLNPDTVIDTWLYLAEAHG, from the coding sequence GTGCAGCAATATGTACTCTGGTATCAGGAATTGGGCATGGGCGACGTCAACAGAGTTGGCGGCAAGAACGCTTCACTGGGCGAGATGATCAGTAATCTGGCCAACGCAGGTGTTCAAGTCCCCGGTGGCTTTGCAACCACGGCTCATGCATTCAATGAGTTCCTTGAGCAAAGCGGAGTAAACCAGAAGATTTATGACATTCTTGACACTCTGGACGTCGACGATGTTAACGCACTGGCGAAAGTGGGTGCACAGATCAGACAGTGGGTTATCGAAACCCCTTTCCAACCCGAACTCGAAAAGGCCATCCACGAGGCCTATGACAAACTCTCCGGTGAAACCACCGAAGCCTCCTTTGCCGTACGTTCCTCTGCCACAGCCGAAGACATGCCTGATGCCTCTTTCGCCGGTCAGCAGGAAACCTTCCTGAACGTGAAGGGTTACGATGCCGTATTGGTGGCTATCAAGCACGTATTTGCGTCTTTGTTTAACGACCGCGCGATTTCTTACCGCGTTCACCAGGGTTACGACCACCGCGGTGTGGCCCTGTCTGCCGGTGTGCAGCGCATGGTGCGTTCTGACAAAGCTGCCTCTGGCGTAATGTTTACCATCGACACCGAATCCGGTAACGATGATGTGGTATTCGTGACCTCATCTTACGGTCTGGGCGAAATGGTTGTGCAGGGCGCCGTTAACCCTGACGAATTCTACGTTCATAAGCCAACCCTGACCGCCGGCCATCAGGCCGTGGTACGCCGCAACATCGGTTCCAAGCTTATCCAGATGGTCTACTCAGACGATCTTTCACACGGTAAGCAGGTGAAAATTGAAGATGTGAGCGTGGAAAACCGTCGTCAGTTCTCCATTAATGATGCCGAAGTGATGGAACTGGCCAAGCAGGCTATCATCATCGAGAAGCACTACGGTCGTCCAATGGACATCGAGTGGGCCAAAGATGGCAACGATGGCAAGCTGTACATTGTTCAGGCCCGTCCTGAGACAGTACGTTCACGTGAAGACGTTCAACTGATTGAACGCTACCACCTGAAGAGCCGCGGCGCTGTGATCAGCGAAGGCCGTGCCATCGGTCACAAGGTGGGCTCCGGTGTTGCCAAGGTACTGAACTCCATCGAAGAAATGGACAAAATCCAGCCAGGCGATGTACTGGTTACCGACATGACCGACCCGGATTGGGAACCTATCATGAAGCGCGCCAGCGCCATCGTGACCAACCGTGGTGGCCGTACCTGTCACGCTGCGATTATCGCCCGTGAACTGGGTGTGCCAGCCGTTGTGGGTTGTGGTGACGTGACTGACCGTATTCAGAACGGCCAGATGGTCACTGTATCCTGCGCCGAAGGCGACACGGGTTACATCTACGATGGCAAGCAGGAGTTCGAAGTGATCTCCAGCCGCGTGGATTCCATGCCTGATCTGCCAATGAAGATAATGATGAACGTGGGTAACCCTGACCGCGCCTTCGACTTCGCCCGTCTGCCAAACGAGGGTGTGGGTCTGGCCCGTCTTGAGTTCATCATCAACCGCATGATTGGTATTCACCCCAAGGCACTGCTCGAGTTCAACCAGCAGGAAGCTGCCCTGCAGGAAGAAATCAACGAGATGATCGCCGGTTACGACTCGCCAGTTGAGTATTATGTAGCCCGTCTGGTTGAAGGTATCGCCACTATTGCTGCGGCCTTCCATCCGAAGAAGGTGATCGTGCGTATGTCTGACTTCAAGTCAAACGAATACGCCAACCTGGTGGGCGGCGATCGCTACGAGCCAGAAGAAGAGAACCCAATGCTGGGCTTCCGCGGTGCCAGCCGTTATATCTCTGAGTCGTTCCGCGACTGTTTCGCCCTCGAGTGTGAAGCTATCAAGCGTGTTCGCAACGACATGGGCCTGAAGAATGTGGAAATCATGATCCCATTCGTGCGCACCCTGGGTGAAGCCGAGCAGGTGATTGAACTCCTGAAACAGGAAGGTCTGGAGCGTGGTAAAGATGGTCTGCGCGTTATCATGATGTGCGAACTGCCATCCAACGCCCTGCTGGCCGAGCAGTTCCTGGAGCACTTCGATGGTTTCTCCATCGGCTCTAACGACCTGACTCAGCTGACTCTGGGTCTGGACCGCGACTCCGGCATCATCAGCCACCTGTTCGATGAACGTAACGAAGCCGTTAAGGCGCTGCTTGCCATGGCCATCAAGGCTGCCAAGGCCAAGGGTGCTTACGTGGGTATTTGCGGTCAGGGTCCATCGGATCACGCCGACTTCGCCGCCTGGCTGGTGGAGCAGGGCATTGATACCGTGTCCCTGAACCCTGACACAGTCATCGATACCTGGCTGTATCTGGCCGAGGCCCACGGTTAA
- a CDS encoding NAD(P)/FAD-dependent oxidoreductase, producing the protein MQARCGSYYNATIKHETDYPRLTEAIQADVAVIGGGFTGVNTALELAERGYKVVLLEANKIAWGATGRNGGQVTGSLSGDQAMTKQLRNRIGEEAEDYVWALRWRGHDIIKNRVAKYQIDCDLRHGHLHTAYKPAHMNELKSMLDEAERRGMGDLVSLVEKNEMPQYLESHLYHGGLLNKKNMHLHSVNLCIGEARAAESLGVQIFEDTQVLDIVEGQRPVVKTAFGSVTANKVLIAGNAYHKLGRPKLRGMLFPASLGNCATVRLSDEVASAINPHNLAVYDCRFVLDYYRLTADNRLMFGGGTNYSGRDPKNVAEELRPAIERTFPRLKGVEIEFAWAGMAGIVINRIPQLGKVSEHVYYCQGYSGHGVATSHIMSEIMAKAIDGDLREFGLFAGMKHWRIPLNEWFGNQALAIGMLYYQLRESLRG; encoded by the coding sequence ATGCAAGCTCGTTGCGGCTCTTATTACAATGCCACCATTAAACACGAAACTGACTATCCGCGCTTAACTGAAGCAATTCAGGCGGATGTGGCAGTGATCGGTGGCGGATTTACCGGTGTAAACACTGCACTGGAACTGGCCGAACGGGGCTACAAGGTGGTGCTGCTGGAGGCCAATAAGATAGCCTGGGGCGCAACAGGCCGAAACGGTGGTCAGGTCACAGGGTCGCTGTCCGGCGATCAAGCCATGACCAAACAGCTCAGAAACCGTATCGGTGAAGAAGCTGAGGATTATGTTTGGGCGCTGCGCTGGCGCGGTCACGACATCATCAAAAACCGGGTAGCTAAGTACCAAATCGATTGCGATTTGCGCCATGGCCATTTGCACACAGCCTATAAACCTGCGCACATGAATGAGCTTAAATCCATGTTGGATGAAGCAGAGCGAAGGGGTATGGGCGACCTGGTGTCATTGGTCGAAAAGAACGAGATGCCACAGTATCTCGAATCGCACCTCTACCATGGTGGCTTGCTCAACAAAAAGAACATGCACCTGCATTCGGTAAATCTGTGTATCGGTGAGGCGAGGGCGGCAGAAAGTCTCGGGGTACAGATTTTCGAAGACACCCAGGTGCTGGATATTGTTGAGGGCCAGCGCCCCGTGGTGAAAACAGCCTTTGGCAGCGTTACCGCAAACAAGGTGCTCATTGCCGGCAATGCCTATCACAAGCTGGGACGCCCGAAACTCAGAGGCATGTTATTTCCGGCATCCCTGGGTAATTGCGCGACAGTACGCTTATCCGACGAAGTGGCCAGTGCAATCAATCCACACAACCTTGCGGTGTATGATTGCCGTTTTGTACTGGATTATTATCGGCTTACCGCGGATAACCGGTTAATGTTCGGCGGCGGCACCAACTACAGTGGCCGTGACCCCAAGAATGTGGCCGAAGAGCTGCGCCCTGCGATTGAACGCACCTTCCCGCGTCTTAAAGGCGTGGAAATCGAATTTGCCTGGGCGGGTATGGCGGGGATTGTGATTAACCGCATACCGCAACTTGGCAAAGTCTCCGAGCATGTCTATTACTGCCAGGGTTACTCGGGGCATGGGGTAGCGACCAGCCACATCATGTCAGAAATCATGGCCAAAGCCATCGATGGCGATCTGCGTGAGTTTGGCCTCTTTGCGGGCATGAAGCACTGGCGCATTCCGTTAAATGAATGGTTTGGGAATCAGGCGTTGGCCATTGGCATGCTGTATTATCAGCTGCGTGAGAGCCTCCGTGGCTGA
- the ppsR gene encoding posphoenolpyruvate synthetase regulatory kinase/phosphorylase PpsR, whose product MARKVFYISDGTAITAEVFGHAVLSQFPMEFEAITIPFVETNAKAEAVKKQINDSFITTGERPLVFHSIVKPEIRDVIYSSEGLDYDFLNTFVAPLEQQLGVSAAPVLHRTHGKANHSYEARIDAINFAMENDDGQTLKHMDKADIILLGVSRCGKTPSSLYLSMQFGIKAANYPFTEDDMDSLKLPEALKRNKHKLFGLTIDPVRLQEIRQSRMENSRYSSLRQCRMEVKEVEMMFKKERIPYIDTTNHSVEEIATKILDMTGMERHMF is encoded by the coding sequence ATGGCTCGTAAAGTTTTCTACATTTCCGATGGAACGGCGATCACAGCAGAAGTTTTCGGCCATGCAGTACTTTCACAATTTCCTATGGAATTTGAAGCAATTACCATTCCATTTGTCGAAACCAACGCCAAAGCAGAAGCGGTAAAAAAGCAGATAAATGATAGTTTTATTACAACAGGAGAGCGGCCTCTGGTATTTCATTCCATCGTAAAGCCGGAGATCAGAGATGTTATCTATTCCAGTGAAGGACTGGATTATGACTTTTTGAACACCTTCGTGGCACCACTTGAGCAACAATTGGGCGTCAGTGCGGCACCTGTGCTGCATCGTACCCATGGCAAAGCCAATCACAGCTACGAAGCCCGTATCGATGCCATTAACTTCGCCATGGAAAACGATGACGGCCAAACCTTAAAACACATGGACAAAGCCGACATTATCCTGCTCGGCGTATCACGCTGCGGCAAAACCCCGTCCAGCCTGTATCTGTCAATGCAGTTTGGTATTAAAGCGGCAAATTACCCTTTTACTGAGGATGACATGGACAGCTTAAAGCTGCCTGAAGCACTCAAGCGTAACAAACACAAGTTATTTGGTCTGACTATCGATCCGGTGCGTTTGCAGGAAATTCGCCAGAGCCGGATGGAGAACAGCCGCTACTCCTCTTTGCGCCAATGTCGGATGGAAGTAAAGGAAGTGGAAATGATGTTTAAGAAGGAACGCATTCCTTATATAGACACCACCAATCACTCGGTGGAGGAAATCGCCACCAAAATCCTCGACATGACAGGTATGGAGCGTCATATGTTCTAA
- a CDS encoding response regulator transcription factor: protein MKLENLNVIIADDHPLFRNALRQALSSAFADTRWFEADSADALQLLLDKPEVDYDLVLLDLQMPGSHGYSTLIHLRSHYPDIPVVVISAHEDAQTISRAIHYGSAGFIPKSASMETLTEAMSAVLYGDIWLPQDIELVKIEEDGTDQVAGKLADLTPQQYRVLQMFAEGLLNKQIAYDLGVSEATIKAHATAIFRKLGVRNRTQAVIALQQLEMDKVDLGQSH from the coding sequence ATGAAGCTCGAGAATCTCAATGTGATCATTGCTGACGATCACCCCCTGTTTCGTAACGCCCTCAGGCAAGCCTTGTCCAGCGCCTTTGCCGATACCCGCTGGTTCGAAGCTGACAGTGCCGATGCACTGCAGTTGCTGCTTGATAAACCCGAGGTCGATTACGATCTGGTGCTGCTGGATTTGCAGATGCCAGGCTCCCACGGTTACTCAACCCTGATACATCTTCGCTCCCATTACCCGGATATCCCGGTGGTGGTGATCTCCGCCCACGAAGACGCTCAAACCATCAGTCGTGCCATCCATTATGGCAGCGCCGGTTTTATTCCCAAATCAGCCTCCATGGAAACCCTCACCGAGGCCATGAGTGCCGTACTCTATGGTGATATCTGGCTGCCCCAGGACATTGAACTGGTCAAGATTGAAGAAGACGGCACCGATCAGGTGGCGGGTAAACTTGCGGATCTTACCCCGCAGCAATACCGGGTATTGCAGATGTTTGCCGAAGGCCTGCTCAACAAACAAATCGCCTATGATTTAGGTGTGTCAGAAGCCACCATCAAGGCCCACGCCACCGCCATTTTCAGAAAGCTTGGGGTAAGAAACCGCACCCAGGCCGTGATTGCATTGCAGCAGCTTGAAATGGACAAGGTCGATTTGGGGCAAAGCCACTGA
- a CDS encoding 3-deoxy-7-phosphoheptulonate synthase — translation MTIKTDELRTSLLCKVISPSQLAAEYPLTQEAADYLVAQRREVEAILTGQDPRLLVIIGPCSIHDTEAALEYAGRLAKLHHELKDDLCILMRVYFEKPRTIVGWKGLISDPDLDGSFSANKGLRLARHLLQQITELKLPIATEFLDMVNGQYIADLITWGAIGARTTESQIHREMASALSCPVGFKNGTDGNINIAVDAVRAAKVPHIFYSPDKDGHMSVYRTHGNPYGHIILRGGKNPNYAAEHVQKAHEQLKATGIDTGMVIDFSHGNSQKQHMKQLEVAEDVMAQIRAGSTAIAGIMAESFIEEGNQSVVEGQPLCYGKSITDACLSWGDTEPLLRNLAAAARVRRELKK, via the coding sequence ATGACGATTAAGACTGACGAACTACGTACATCCCTTCTTTGTAAAGTAATTTCACCTTCACAACTGGCCGCAGAATACCCGCTGACGCAGGAAGCGGCTGACTATCTGGTTGCCCAGCGCCGTGAGGTGGAAGCCATTCTGACCGGTCAGGATCCTCGCCTTCTGGTGATCATCGGCCCTTGCTCTATTCACGATACCGAAGCTGCGCTGGAATATGCCGGACGTCTGGCAAAGTTGCACCATGAACTTAAAGACGATTTGTGCATACTGATGCGGGTGTATTTTGAAAAGCCGCGTACCATTGTGGGCTGGAAGGGGCTGATTTCAGACCCGGATCTGGACGGCAGCTTCAGTGCAAACAAAGGGCTGCGCCTGGCCCGTCATCTGCTGCAGCAAATTACCGAGCTTAAACTGCCTATCGCCACCGAGTTTTTGGATATGGTGAACGGTCAGTACATCGCCGACCTTATTACCTGGGGTGCCATCGGTGCCCGTACCACCGAAAGCCAAATCCACCGCGAAATGGCCTCGGCGCTGTCTTGCCCAGTCGGCTTTAAAAACGGCACGGACGGCAATATCAATATCGCCGTGGATGCCGTGCGCGCCGCCAAGGTGCCGCACATCTTCTACTCACCGGATAAAGATGGTCATATGTCGGTGTACCGTACCCACGGTAACCCTTACGGTCATATCATTCTGCGCGGTGGCAAGAACCCCAACTACGCCGCGGAGCATGTGCAAAAGGCCCATGAGCAGCTAAAAGCCACTGGCATCGACACCGGCATGGTAATTGACTTCTCCCACGGCAACAGCCAGAAGCAGCATATGAAACAGCTGGAAGTAGCCGAAGATGTGATGGCACAAATTCGCGCCGGCTCCACCGCCATCGCCGGGATTATGGCCGAAAGCTTTATCGAAGAAGGCAATCAGAGCGTGGTGGAAGGTCAGCCGCTTTGCTATGGTAAGTCCATTACCGATGCTTGCCTGAGCTGGGGCGATACCGAGCCGCTGCTGCGCAATCTCGCCGCCGCTGCACGGGTACGCCGCGAGCTGAAAAAATAA